Proteins from a single region of Desulfovibrio sp. X2:
- a CDS encoding ABC transporter ATP-binding protein codes for MNMRYPTSDLGRVAWLFRKYARPLWKILLWLLLCNFLVLVASAAMPAIIAPIIDLAVKGKVAFAGAVSSGGSFSLKDLSKPLLRLLGGDMSVMRCILLLGAGYILVALFKGLCAFGSYMLALRLRVTTAAYIQLDVFRHILGQPLGFFADQRAGELISRLDTDVNSATYGFEGLVIPLFVAPPLIAFYGTLLFRASPSLVTAGLAAFGMHYLLSKVLMGRIRRNLRQQFTILGDFKAKLHEIIVGIRVVKSFTAEDVEQRRIRGLIDRVIPAQMAFGKWKNIETPFREVLNNGLEIAFLVIAAVAMQNKTMDAATFLLFIFVGKAMMTPLGQMAGTVTTVQNMMASMERIFELLSVKPRVVDGVRTAPHLEKTLALQDVEFGYDTATPVIRDFSLTIHKGEMVALVGPSGGGKSTLADIFLRFMDPGKGAVLLDGMDVREFTQKSYRDLFGVVPQEPLLFNCSIEENITYGREGLSREDVERAAKIANAHGFISELSEGYDTVVGERGVMLSGGQRQRICIARAVAGRPDILILDEATSSLDSESEIQVQQALESSIQGNTAIVIAHRLSTILKADRIVVVTGGIIEAIGSCDELLRKSVTFKKLYDMQFTR; via the coding sequence ATGAACATGAGGTACCCAACGTCCGACCTCGGGCGTGTCGCATGGCTGTTCCGGAAGTACGCCCGCCCGCTCTGGAAGATTCTCCTCTGGCTGCTTCTGTGCAACTTTCTTGTCCTGGTCGCCTCCGCGGCGATGCCCGCGATCATCGCGCCGATCATCGACCTGGCGGTCAAGGGCAAGGTGGCCTTCGCAGGCGCGGTCTCCTCTGGCGGCTCGTTCAGCCTGAAGGATCTCAGCAAACCGCTCCTGCGCCTGCTCGGCGGCGACATGAGCGTCATGCGGTGCATCCTGCTCCTGGGTGCCGGCTACATCCTGGTCGCCCTGTTCAAGGGGCTGTGCGCCTTCGGCAGCTACATGCTGGCCCTGCGCCTGCGCGTGACGACTGCGGCCTACATCCAGCTGGACGTCTTCCGCCACATTCTCGGGCAGCCCCTGGGCTTCTTCGCCGACCAGCGAGCGGGCGAGCTCATCTCGCGCCTCGACACCGACGTCAACTCGGCGACCTACGGCTTCGAGGGACTCGTCATCCCCCTGTTCGTCGCTCCGCCGCTCATCGCGTTCTACGGCACCCTGCTCTTCCGGGCCAGCCCCTCCCTCGTGACGGCCGGTCTCGCCGCCTTCGGCATGCACTATCTCCTCTCCAAGGTCCTCATGGGCCGCATCCGCCGCAACCTGCGCCAGCAGTTCACGATCCTCGGCGACTTCAAGGCCAAGCTGCACGAGATCATCGTCGGGATCAGGGTGGTGAAGTCCTTCACCGCGGAAGACGTCGAGCAGAGAAGGATCCGCGGCCTGATCGACCGGGTCATTCCGGCCCAGATGGCCTTCGGCAAATGGAAGAACATCGAGACGCCATTCAGGGAAGTGCTCAACAACGGCCTCGAGATAGCCTTCCTCGTCATCGCGGCCGTGGCAATGCAGAACAAGACCATGGATGCGGCGACGTTCCTGCTCTTCATCTTCGTCGGCAAGGCGATGATGACCCCGCTCGGCCAGATGGCCGGCACCGTCACCACGGTGCAGAACATGATGGCCAGCATGGAGCGCATCTTCGAGCTCCTGAGCGTGAAGCCGCGCGTCGTGGACGGGGTCCGCACCGCCCCTCATCTGGAAAAGACGCTCGCGCTTCAAGACGTCGAATTCGGCTACGACACGGCCACTCCGGTGATCCGAGACTTCTCCCTGACCATCCACAAGGGCGAAATGGTCGCCCTGGTCGGCCCGAGCGGCGGAGGGAAATCCACCCTCGCGGACATTTTCCTGCGCTTCATGGACCCGGGCAAGGGAGCCGTGCTGCTCGACGGGATGGACGTGAGGGAGTTCACGCAGAAGAGTTATCGCGATCTCTTCGGCGTGGTTCCACAGGAACCCCTTCTCTTCAACTGCTCCATCGAGGAAAACATCACCTACGGCCGCGAGGGGCTGTCGCGGGAGGACGTCGAGCGAGCCGCGAAGATCGCCAACGCGCACGGCTTCATTTCCGAGCTGTCCGAGGGATACGACACGGTCGTGGGAGAGCGCGGCGTGATGCTGTCCGGCGGGCAGCGGCAGCGCATCTGCATCGCGCGCGCCGTCGCGGGGCGGCCAGACATCCTGATCCTCGACGAGGCCACGAGCTCGCTCGACTCGGAGTCCGAGATCCAGGTCCAGCAGGCGCTCGAGTCGTCCATCCAGGGCAACACGGCGATCGTCATCGCGCACCGCCTGTCCACGATCCTCAAGGCCGACCGCATCGTCGTCGTAACGGGCGGCATCATCGAGGCCATCGGCAGCTGCGACGAACTCCTGAGGAAGAGCGTGACGTTCAAGAAGCTGTATGACATGCAGTTCACGCGATGA
- a CDS encoding class I SAM-dependent methyltransferase, translating into MGIGKDIETRGHIVGFREEIASAAEAGQDDFFGWFNNDADMESSMVRAKWDFAYHVARHLLPRMREPHTQRVLEIGCGGGRLLSAAAGYFGRAAGTDIHDQLPRVKEILARRCAAGVELRRTDGSSIPFEDASFDAVYSFIVLQHVERIEIMKRYFAETFRVLRPGGLAMLYVGRHCRLSANRSSRLLLAADMAMERLSLRGGYKELAAKVNETNLRVTLPFARKIARETGFALLSWTVSRKNLPDGYARFGGQYGLLLEKGGGDGR; encoded by the coding sequence ATGGGCATCGGCAAGGATATCGAGACGCGGGGGCACATCGTCGGCTTCCGGGAGGAGATCGCGAGCGCGGCCGAGGCCGGGCAGGACGACTTCTTCGGGTGGTTCAACAACGATGCCGACATGGAAAGCTCGATGGTACGGGCGAAGTGGGACTTCGCGTACCATGTCGCGCGTCATCTCCTGCCGCGCATGCGCGAACCGCACACGCAGCGAGTCCTGGAAATCGGCTGCGGCGGGGGCCGTCTGCTGAGCGCGGCAGCAGGCTATTTCGGGCGGGCAGCCGGCACGGACATCCACGACCAGCTGCCCCGCGTGAAGGAGATCCTCGCACGGCGATGCGCGGCAGGGGTCGAACTCCGCCGCACGGACGGCAGTTCCATCCCGTTTGAGGACGCGTCGTTCGATGCGGTGTACTCCTTCATCGTTCTCCAGCACGTCGAGCGCATAGAAATCATGAAGCGGTATTTCGCCGAGACATTCCGCGTCCTGCGCCCCGGGGGCCTCGCGATGCTTTACGTCGGGCGGCACTGCAGGCTGTCCGCGAACCGCTCTTCCAGGCTCCTCCTCGCGGCGGACATGGCCATGGAGCGCCTTTCCCTGCGCGGGGGATACAAGGAGCTCGCCGCCAAGGTGAATGAGACCAACCTCCGCGTGACGCTTCCGTTCGCGCGCAAGATCGCCAGGGAGACGGGTTTCGCCCTGCTCTCCTGGACCGTATCGCGCAAGAATCTTCCGGACGGTTATGCCCGCTTCGGCGGACAGTACGGCCTGCTGCTCGAGAAGGGAGGCGGCGATGGGAGATAG
- a CDS encoding methyltransferase domain-containing protein — MGDRCPRLPGGNDYEDIRIDLPAAYALQDAWLQTVQKRSRRRLAATNFLRFWTTALLQKSKRLEAAAMTGLARGWFDEFNAYWEHCLGARPLCVADFHALRHAYRVRFQHHGDLEWSDARRHVANWQTPRNLFSTFSYVYGIAVRPLRGHHLLRRLKPGMRVLEYGCSLAPYYRNWRDCFSHVRASWVLTDIPNFPFHFARYTYAGDAAVESMPVISPDRLDAPLEGMGKFDAIVITTVFEHLHKPLTVAKHLLDHLNEGGLFAFDYILSDAEELDTPAGLAERDETLAYLENALRIEHGDMSRPAESIGLCIGRKR; from the coding sequence ATGGGAGATAGATGCCCGAGGCTCCCGGGAGGCAACGACTACGAGGATATCCGGATCGACCTGCCGGCCGCGTACGCGCTCCAGGACGCTTGGCTCCAGACGGTCCAGAAACGATCCCGCCGCCGACTCGCCGCGACGAACTTCCTCCGCTTCTGGACCACGGCCCTGCTGCAGAAGAGCAAGCGGCTCGAGGCAGCGGCCATGACCGGACTCGCGCGTGGCTGGTTCGACGAATTCAACGCTTACTGGGAACACTGTCTCGGTGCTCGGCCGCTCTGCGTGGCGGACTTCCATGCCCTGCGCCATGCCTACCGTGTCCGTTTCCAGCACCACGGAGACCTCGAATGGAGCGATGCCAGGCGCCACGTCGCGAACTGGCAGACCCCGCGCAACCTCTTCTCGACGTTTTCTTACGTGTACGGCATAGCCGTGCGGCCGTTGCGCGGCCATCACCTGCTGCGCAGGCTGAAGCCCGGCATGCGGGTCCTGGAATACGGCTGTTCCCTCGCCCCGTACTACCGCAACTGGCGGGACTGCTTCAGCCATGTCCGAGCCTCGTGGGTGCTCACGGACATCCCGAACTTTCCCTTCCACTTCGCCAGGTACACTTACGCCGGCGACGCGGCCGTGGAAAGCATGCCCGTCATCTCCCCGGACAGGCTCGACGCTCCCTTGGAGGGGATGGGAAAATTCGACGCCATCGTGATCACGACAGTCTTCGAACATCTGCACAAGCCGCTGACGGTCGCGAAGCATCTGCTCGACCATCTGAACGAAGGTGGTCTGTTCGCGTTCGACTACATCCTTTCGGACGCCGAGGAACTCGACACGCCCGCCGGCTTGGCGGAGCGCGACGAGACGCTCGCGTATCTCGAGAACGCCCTGCGCATCGAGCACGGAGACATGAGCCGTCCCGCGGAGTCCATCGGACTGTGCATCGGACGGAAAAGGTAA
- a CDS encoding polysaccharide deacetylase family protein — protein sequence MSTEKIFALRMDDVGAASKRNEVYSNWRLRVAGQPVVSGNWLFAKYLPGLRAWGRYRELDAADWDRIFRLLELREARCTVAVTACWVEDDGRLVPYPEKFPEAARRLREGARAGLVEIANHGLTHCILKDRLFRPRLLRGNREFHREFTPLLPLAEHEEHIARAQRILQDWLGDEVVTFVPPGNTFLPQTLPMAARHGLRYVSCATSPRDEAGLHIVGNRGVLAFHDREVAREGTAWVERLLDDNGPARFVTVRRLAENRSGGPGEDSRP from the coding sequence ATGAGCACGGAAAAAATCTTCGCCCTGCGCATGGACGATGTGGGAGCCGCCTCGAAGCGCAACGAGGTCTACTCGAACTGGCGGCTGCGCGTGGCCGGACAGCCGGTCGTCTCGGGCAACTGGCTCTTCGCGAAGTATCTTCCCGGCCTGCGCGCCTGGGGGCGATACCGGGAGCTTGATGCGGCGGACTGGGACCGGATATTCCGTCTTCTGGAACTGCGGGAGGCACGCTGCACCGTCGCGGTGACTGCCTGCTGGGTGGAGGACGACGGGCGGCTGGTCCCCTACCCCGAAAAATTTCCCGAGGCGGCCAGGCGGCTGCGCGAGGGGGCCCGGGCCGGACTGGTGGAGATAGCCAACCACGGTCTGACGCACTGCATCCTCAAGGACCGGCTGTTCCGGCCCCGGCTCCTGCGGGGCAACAGGGAATTCCACCGTGAGTTCACTCCGCTCCTGCCCCTCGCCGAGCATGAGGAGCACATCGCGCGGGCTCAACGGATCCTTCAGGACTGGCTGGGCGATGAAGTCGTGACCTTCGTGCCGCCGGGAAACACCTTCCTGCCGCAGACCCTGCCCATGGCGGCTCGTCATGGACTGCGTTACGTTTCGTGTGCCACGTCCCCACGCGACGAGGCAGGGCTCCATATCGTCGGCAACAGGGGCGTGCTGGCATTTCATGACCGGGAGGTGGCCCGGGAGGGCACGGCATGGGTCGAGCGCCTGCTCGACGACAACGGCCCGGCCCGTTTCGTGACCGTGCGGCGGCTGGCCGAAAACAGGAGTGGTGGGCCCGGGGAGGATTCGAGGCCATGA
- a CDS encoding class I SAM-dependent methyltransferase encodes MMQWAHAFSRWLQTSVRRAHLDRDLMSVRADMRGRVLEIGAGRGGRRGTFVPPVSEAAFWHYLDISPHRSPHICANAEALPFADASYDTVLCLEVAEYIPDPAQALREMLRVLRPGGSLIFSMPFIHRQDCPYDCWRWSPAGIRTMLGRAGFRVEQLCVQAHGFGVAANIIKYLADIQPGRTRRICAGLALAPLVCLLWRLDEPTARLFPKLADFTTGSLALARRTDTDDA; translated from the coding sequence ATGATGCAGTGGGCGCACGCATTTTCCCGCTGGCTGCAGACTTCGGTGCGGCGGGCGCATCTGGACCGGGATCTCATGTCCGTACGCGCGGACATGCGGGGCCGGGTGCTCGAGATCGGCGCGGGGCGCGGTGGCCGACGCGGCACCTTCGTGCCCCCGGTGAGCGAGGCGGCCTTCTGGCATTACCTCGACATTTCCCCCCACCGCAGCCCCCACATCTGCGCCAACGCCGAGGCACTGCCCTTCGCGGACGCGAGCTACGACACCGTCCTCTGCCTTGAGGTCGCCGAATACATCCCCGATCCTGCCCAAGCCCTGCGGGAGATGCTGCGCGTGCTTCGCCCGGGCGGCAGCCTGATCTTCAGCATGCCGTTCATCCACCGCCAGGACTGTCCCTACGACTGCTGGCGCTGGTCCCCCGCCGGGATCAGGACGATGCTCGGCCGGGCCGGATTTCGAGTCGAGCAGTTGTGCGTTCAGGCGCACGGTTTCGGCGTGGCGGCAAACATCATCAAGTACCTCGCGGACATTCAGCCCGGTCGCACGCGGCGGATCTGTGCCGGACTGGCGCTCGCCCCGCTCGTCTGTCTCCTGTGGCGTCTGGACGAGCCCACGGCCCGCCTCTTCCCGAAACTTGCGGATTTCACGACCGGTTCGCTCGCCCTGGCGCGGCGGACGGACACGGACGACGCATGA
- a CDS encoding glycosyltransferase: protein MSGIYFIVPDLRATGGGGAKFLQVLHDEFARRGLLASEPGAADVFLCNSHHAVAELARLRREFPRTPCAHRIDGPIRAYNVRHDPRHTIANLVNKYYADATIFQSLWSRASNARHGLRTGPLTAVIHNAPDPALFHPARGLIPAAEDGKMRIVSTAWSVNPQKGLSSLVWMDEHLDFARYEVTLIGNARHEFRNIRRLPLLGHSELGEELRRHHVFFFPSRVECCSNALLEGLHSGLPVLAFAGSSNPELVGEGGRMFTRDEEIPELLGDLAARLAEYRARIAVAPLAEIADAYARFLLETVPEAVRGQRLKRVGRTTRALFASRVFLARARAKLS from the coding sequence ATGAGCGGCATTTACTTCATCGTTCCCGACCTGCGCGCCACAGGGGGCGGCGGTGCGAAATTCCTGCAGGTGCTGCACGACGAATTCGCGCGGCGCGGCCTGCTGGCCAGCGAGCCCGGCGCAGCGGATGTCTTCCTGTGCAACAGCCATCATGCCGTGGCCGAGCTGGCGAGGCTCCGCCGCGAATTCCCCCGCACCCCGTGCGCGCACCGCATCGACGGCCCCATCCGCGCCTACAACGTCCGCCACGATCCCCGGCATACGATCGCCAATCTCGTCAACAAATACTATGCCGACGCCACTATCTTCCAATCGCTCTGGAGCCGGGCGAGCAACGCCCGCCACGGACTGCGTACAGGACCGCTCACGGCCGTCATCCATAACGCCCCGGATCCCGCCCTGTTCCACCCCGCCAGGGGCCTCATCCCTGCGGCCGAAGACGGCAAGATGCGCATCGTGAGCACGGCCTGGTCGGTCAACCCACAGAAAGGACTGTCCTCCCTCGTCTGGATGGACGAACACCTCGATTTCGCGCGCTACGAGGTGACCCTCATCGGGAACGCGCGACACGAATTCAGGAACATCAGACGCCTCCCCCTCCTTGGGCACTCGGAGCTCGGCGAAGAGCTGCGCCGCCACCACGTCTTCTTCTTCCCCTCCAGGGTCGAGTGCTGTTCCAACGCCCTGCTCGAAGGGCTGCACAGCGGCCTGCCTGTCCTGGCTTTCGCAGGATCGTCGAACCCTGAGCTGGTGGGAGAAGGCGGCAGAATGTTCACGCGCGACGAGGAGATCCCCGAGCTGCTCGGCGACCTTGCCGCCCGACTGGCCGAGTACCGGGCCCGCATCGCGGTCGCGCCGCTCGCGGAGATCGCGGACGCCTATGCGCGCTTCCTGCTCGAAACGGTGCCTGAGGCCGTGCGCGGACAGCGCCTCAAGAGGGTCGGCCGGACCACTCGAGCACTGTTTGCGAGCCGCGTCTTCCTGGCCAGGGCAAGAGCGAAGCTTTCCTAA
- a CDS encoding glycosyltransferase gives MGLRVLEITLSAAIGGGPEHVDQLLRNLPSDVETLVAAPRDYPYWERYAARVGASKMLQLPHRRFRPGALLALARFARARHVDILHSHGKGAGLYGRLASLLTGIPCVHTFHGIHIGGMGRIGRAAYLRLETFLGRRTARCIAVSRGERDQALSLGFAPSSSLRLIENGVALSSSPREAVFPEARPCSVVQATRFDYAKNSGLLVDVARALRDFGRLDDFVFTLLGDGNGREEVRQAAEAAGVAHRFVFKGMVEDVRPFLREAFCYLSTSRWEGLPLSVLESLAEGLPVVASDVVGNRDCVRPGKVGFLYPLDSPRQAAEALLTLRDAPTLWVAFSRNASQECARLYDVALMAEKIRSVYEEVRAERCPC, from the coding sequence ATGGGACTCCGGGTCCTGGAAATCACACTGAGCGCCGCCATCGGCGGCGGTCCGGAGCATGTGGATCAGCTTCTGCGGAATCTTCCCTCTGACGTGGAGACGCTCGTGGCCGCCCCCCGGGACTATCCCTACTGGGAGCGCTACGCGGCACGCGTGGGAGCGTCGAAGATGCTCCAGCTTCCGCACCGGAGGTTCCGCCCAGGGGCCCTGCTCGCGCTGGCCCGATTTGCCCGCGCGCGTCATGTCGACATCTTGCATTCTCACGGCAAGGGTGCCGGGCTCTATGGCCGCCTGGCCTCCCTGCTCACTGGCATCCCATGCGTGCATACCTTCCATGGTATCCACATCGGCGGCATGGGCCGAATCGGCCGGGCCGCCTACCTCCGGCTCGAAACCTTCCTGGGGCGCCGGACAGCGCGCTGCATCGCGGTTTCGCGGGGCGAGCGCGACCAGGCCCTGTCCCTGGGCTTCGCTCCCTCCTCGTCGCTTCGTCTGATCGAGAACGGCGTTGCCCTCTCCTCTTCTCCGCGCGAGGCGGTTTTTCCAGAGGCTCGGCCGTGCTCTGTAGTGCAGGCCACACGCTTCGACTATGCGAAGAACAGCGGGCTGCTCGTGGATGTCGCCCGCGCCTTGCGGGACTTCGGCCGCCTGGACGACTTCGTCTTCACGCTGCTCGGGGACGGGAATGGCAGGGAAGAGGTGCGGCAGGCCGCCGAGGCGGCTGGAGTGGCGCACCGTTTCGTTTTCAAGGGGATGGTCGAGGACGTGCGGCCGTTCCTGCGCGAAGCGTTCTGCTACCTGTCTACCTCACGCTGGGAGGGGCTGCCCCTGTCCGTCCTGGAATCCCTGGCCGAAGGGCTTCCCGTGGTGGCGAGCGACGTGGTCGGCAACAGGGACTGCGTCCGACCGGGCAAAGTCGGCTTCCTCTATCCCCTCGATTCGCCGCGCCAGGCGGCCGAGGCACTCCTGACGCTTCGGGACGCCCCGACCCTGTGGGTCGCGTTTTCCCGGAACGCGAGTCAGGAGTGCGCGCGCCTGTACGACGTCGCGCTCATGGCGGAAAAGATTCGGAGCGTCTATGAGGAGGTGCGCGCGGAGAGATGCCCCTGTTGA
- a CDS encoding glycosyltransferase — translation MDPRQPLVSVVMSVYNGERHLADCLRSVLGQSLGEFEFLIVDDGSRDETRSILEEFAARDSRIRIIRQENTGLTRALNTALELARGEYVARIDADDVWLPEKLALQVAAFEANPRLGLLGTAYRTIDEAGEPTPDDTVPLLVDDAAIRRAMICFNPFSHSSVMFRRKLVTVCGSYDERFALAQDYECWFRFLERAEGGNLPDVLTWRRDSPGMLSRSREARQRRYALRAKLLHLRSWKGFWRPVRYLVKDLAVVCLPPPLRTRARLAAAGLRDLKTSGD, via the coding sequence ATGGATCCGCGCCAGCCGCTCGTCTCGGTCGTGATGAGCGTATACAACGGCGAGCGCCATCTGGCTGATTGCCTGCGCTCCGTGCTCGGGCAGAGTCTCGGGGAGTTTGAATTCCTCATCGTTGACGACGGCTCACGGGATGAGACCCGTTCCATCCTTGAGGAATTTGCCGCGCGTGATTCCCGCATCCGTATCATCCGTCAAGAGAACACCGGCCTGACCCGAGCGCTCAACACCGCCCTGGAGCTGGCTCGAGGCGAGTATGTGGCGCGCATCGACGCGGACGACGTCTGGCTGCCGGAAAAACTCGCGCTGCAGGTTGCGGCCTTCGAGGCCAATCCGCGGCTCGGCCTGCTGGGGACCGCCTACCGGACGATCGACGAAGCCGGGGAGCCTACACCGGACGATACGGTCCCGCTCCTCGTGGATGACGCGGCGATCCGGCGGGCCATGATCTGCTTCAATCCCTTTTCCCATTCCTCCGTCATGTTCCGGCGCAAGCTCGTGACAGTGTGCGGCTCGTACGACGAGCGCTTCGCCCTGGCCCAGGACTATGAGTGCTGGTTTCGTTTTCTGGAGCGGGCGGAGGGAGGGAACCTGCCCGACGTGCTGACCTGGCGCAGGGACTCGCCGGGCATGCTCTCGCGCAGTCGCGAGGCGCGCCAACGTCGCTACGCGCTGCGCGCGAAACTCCTGCACCTGCGCAGCTGGAAAGGATTCTGGCGGCCCGTGCGTTATCTTGTGAAGGATCTCGCTGTGGTCTGCCTGCCACCGCCGCTGCGCACCCGTGCCCGGCTGGCCGCGGCCGGACTGCGCGACCTGAAGACTTCCGGGGATTGA
- a CDS encoding glycosyltransferase family 4 protein, with amino-acid sequence MAADKIHRIYIAVDTSTFTPATSESRDMARRSLGVPRDAVVVGSFQKDGEGWGEGNVAKSIKGPDIFVETMRCLKADIPELHVLLTGPARGYVKAGLAAAEIPFTHVYLQDYMELPAVYHALDAYLVSSREEGGPKAVLESMASGIPLVTTPVGQATELVQHGRNGLLAEGFSPEELAELCRSALLDGSLRETLVAEGLHTAQNNSYDSQVEAWKHFFSED; translated from the coding sequence ATGGCGGCTGATAAGATCCATCGCATATATATTGCTGTGGATACCTCGACTTTTACTCCGGCCACCTCGGAATCCCGCGATATGGCTCGGCGGTCCTTGGGGGTGCCTCGGGACGCCGTGGTCGTCGGCTCCTTCCAGAAGGACGGCGAGGGCTGGGGCGAGGGGAACGTCGCGAAGTCCATCAAGGGGCCGGACATCTTCGTCGAAACCATGCGCTGCCTGAAGGCCGACATACCCGAACTCCACGTGCTGCTGACCGGTCCGGCCCGCGGATATGTCAAGGCTGGCCTCGCCGCCGCTGAGATTCCCTTCACCCATGTCTATCTCCAGGACTACATGGAGCTTCCTGCCGTGTACCATGCCCTGGACGCTTATCTCGTCAGTTCGCGGGAGGAGGGGGGGCCAAAGGCGGTGCTCGAGAGCATGGCCTCCGGCATTCCGCTCGTGACCACGCCGGTGGGGCAGGCCACCGAACTCGTGCAGCACGGGCGAAACGGCCTGCTCGCCGAGGGATTTTCCCCGGAAGAATTGGCGGAGCTGTGCCGTAGCGCCTTGCTGGACGGTTCCCTGCGCGAGACGCTCGTGGCTGAAGGTCTGCATACTGCGCAGAACAATTCGTATGATAGTCAGGTGGAAGCCTGGAAGCACTTCTTTTCCGAGGATTGA
- a CDS encoding PhzF family isomerase has product MNKEITVLLVDAFTAVPGKGNRAGVVLDALGLDAREMQAVAALVNVSETAFMLPVAQPAEYELRVRYFTPTTEVPSCGHATIASHFARSEALGIESGRVVAKIGAGILPVDITGTNGRKKIVMTQGAVAFTPPYDSPTRAAILAALGLREDDLVPDLPVQEVSTGHSKVMVPIRSVRTLDALAPDMAALVAVSRKTGCNGYFVFAMNGPDDPCLTSGRMFAPISGIDEDPVTGNGNGPCGAYLSRYGILPDAPRTAYCGRQGVAMGKEGVVEVVVHRADGRPVTIQVAGTAVKAGEMRVRLSHDAQGAVRAETC; this is encoded by the coding sequence ATGAATAAGGAAATCACCGTTCTGCTGGTCGACGCCTTCACCGCCGTGCCCGGCAAGGGGAACCGCGCCGGGGTGGTGCTGGACGCCTTGGGGCTGGATGCGCGGGAGATGCAGGCCGTGGCCGCGCTGGTGAACGTGTCCGAGACGGCGTTCATGCTCCCCGTGGCGCAGCCTGCCGAATACGAGCTTCGGGTGCGCTACTTCACGCCCACGACCGAGGTGCCCAGCTGCGGACACGCGACCATCGCCTCGCACTTCGCGCGCTCCGAGGCCCTGGGCATCGAAAGCGGCCGGGTGGTGGCCAAGATCGGCGCGGGCATCCTGCCCGTGGACATCACGGGCACAAACGGCAGGAAGAAGATCGTCATGACCCAGGGGGCCGTCGCCTTCACGCCCCCGTACGACTCCCCGACCAGGGCCGCGATCCTCGCGGCGCTCGGCCTTCGCGAGGACGATCTCGTCCCGGACCTGCCCGTGCAGGAGGTCTCCACCGGCCATTCCAAGGTCATGGTCCCCATCCGCTCGGTACGGACGCTCGACGCGCTGGCGCCGGACATGGCGGCGCTCGTGGCCGTCAGCCGAAAGACGGGGTGCAACGGCTATTTCGTCTTCGCCATGAACGGCCCGGACGACCCGTGCCTGACGAGCGGCCGGATGTTCGCGCCGATCTCCGGGATCGACGAGGATCCGGTCACGGGCAACGGCAACGGCCCCTGCGGCGCCTACCTCTCCCGCTACGGCATCCTGCCGGATGCGCCGCGGACGGCCTACTGCGGTCGGCAGGGCGTGGCCATGGGCAAAGAAGGCGTGGTCGAGGTCGTGGTGCACCGCGCGGACGGGCGCCCGGTGACGATCCAGGTCGCGGGCACCGCGGTGAAGGCCGGAGAGATGCGCGTGCGTCTCTCGCACGACGCGCAGGGCGCCGTCCGCGCCGAGACCTGCTGA